A region from the Vicia villosa cultivar HV-30 ecotype Madison, WI linkage group LG3, Vvil1.0, whole genome shotgun sequence genome encodes:
- the LOC131658691 gene encoding peptidyl-prolyl cis-trans isomerase FKBP53-like codes for MVQCYCCNRFGHFAKDCWSNKEEAKIARGDSDDEPVLLMAYESDEEPVSFSFSDSEGEEDNFEYSEGVFLYDSESEDDFEDFGEDKSESEDFDDDQESGGGHASGREKSEDIGSGGQASKDDHVSGVNHDVEGGNSEGGASEGSPTSDGGLDSERKDYEVETSEGRASEGDPTSKGGCFEQDPEVNKGGTSSASQTSEENPEGDIVPESEGGFELLAL; via the exons ATGGTTCAGTGTTACTGTTGTAATAGGTTTGGCCACTTTGCTAAAGATTGTTGGTCAAACAAAGAAGAAGCAAAAATAGCCAgaggagattctgatgatgaacctgtgctattaatGGCTTATGAATCTGATGAGGAACCTGTGAGTTTTTCGTTTTCTGATTCTGAAGGGGAAGAAGATAACTTTGAATATTCTGAAGGAGTATTTTtatatgattcagaatcagaagatgacttTGAAGATTTCGGAGAAGACAAGTCAGAATCTGAAG attttgatgatgatcaAGAATCTGGTGGTGGTCATGCTTCTGGAAGGGAAAAATCTGAAGACATAggttctggaggacaagcttctaaaGATGATCATGTTTCTGGTGTTAATCATGATGTTGAAGGTGGAAATTCTGAAGGCGGAGCTTCTGAAGGTAGTCCAACTTCTGACGGTGGTCTTGATTCTGAAAGAAAAGATTATGAAGTTGAAACTTCAGAAGGCAGAGCTTCTGAAGGCGATCCAACTTCTAAAGGTGGTTGTTTTGAACAAGACCCAGAAGTTAACAAAGGTGGAACTTCTAGTGCTAGTCAAACTTCTGAAGAAAATCCAGAAGGAGATATAGTTCCAGAATCAGAAGGAGGTTTTGAACTATTGG ccttgtag